A stretch of Lactuca sativa cultivar Salinas chromosome 6, Lsat_Salinas_v11, whole genome shotgun sequence DNA encodes these proteins:
- the LOC111904748 gene encoding LOW QUALITY PROTEIN: UDP-glycosyltransferase 88B1 (The sequence of the model RefSeq protein was modified relative to this genomic sequence to represent the inferred CDS: deleted 2 bases in 1 codon) — MANTFVGFEERAVDALREGKCIPNGPTPPIYFIGPLIVGGNHVDPSENECLKWLNSQPSKSVVFLCSGSQGVLKKEQLKEIAIGLEKSEQRFLWVVRDPPPDDKNDSNSGGGKEVGLDAILPDGFKGRIGDKGMVVRNWAPQPAILSHESVGGFVSHCGWNSVLEAVVAGVPLVAWPLYAEQKMNRVYLVERIDTRETEILIQVRLRGKNI; from the exons ATGGCAAACACCTTCGTGGGGTTTGAAGAAAGGGCTGTTGACGCGCTCCGGGAAGGTAAATGCATCCCCAACGGTCCAACTCCGCCTATTTATTTCATCGGACCTTTGATCGTTGGTGGCAATCATGTGGATCCTAGCGAAAACGAGTGCTTAAAATGGTTGAATTCACAACCGAGTAAAAGTGTAGTGTTTTTATGCTCTGGGAGTCAGGGTGTGTTGAAGAAGGAGCAGTTGAAGGAAATAGCTATTGGTTTAGAGAAAAGTGAGCAAAGATTCTTGTGGGTGGTTCGAGATCCGCCACCAGATGACAAA AACGACTCGAATTCCGGTGGTGGTAAAGAAGTCGGTCTGGATGCGATTCTTCCTGACGGGTTTAAGGGCAGGATTGGGGATAAGGGGATGGTGGTGAGGAATTGGGCACCACAGCCGGCGATACTTAGTCATGAGTCGGTGGGTGGATTTGTGAGTCATTGTGGGTGGAACTCGGTGCTTGAAGCGGTGGTAGCTGGGGTGCCACTGGTGGCATGGCCATTGTATGCGGAACAAAAGATGAATCGAGTGTATTTGGTTGAGAGAATAGACACAAGAGAGACAGAGATATTGATTCAGGTACGATTGAGAGGTAAGAACATTTAA